A region of Porites lutea chromosome 13, jaPorLute2.1, whole genome shotgun sequence DNA encodes the following proteins:
- the LOC140922289 gene encoding uncharacterized protein, with the protein MEVQVLMPRIALLFPIFQKPDYQVSQCGRSVYVELYPYPPWHRRCVTKSRNGRPGEKGKDGGNGGKAGKPGKGGRAGHVTLSHRKQNGQTTLKSCGGTGAQPAKNGKGGKGGKGGRGGRGVKCFAKVGDFGVPRTYCTGKQTANAKSGDNGKNGDPGSTPDVKGADGAVSESLIKYGTLDAASKKRIPAELLIIVRRKAVDLLLGDRNNQRGRDALRFIIDVASGRNDVEQIRKDAERKLAFLDVEGFDIFGKNSLFVPLIKWKALKEDVDTIQKAAEVYENTFNDIITSVKNKENFKQMAAKFSQISSKQVRAQRKRLIAARNVDKSEKRMYVKAIKSQEQRMKGILTMVLNLLPEAYQKTRNKLDAEQFIAVLQGITGFAAAIKGKDPLGFIDSAVGIMDYEINKPCLKSLGTIRKNLKKWLTFGKEYKPLKDSSDLNFDKVKVSAIPEVMKANLEISKEKLAADLVCLLEEASRPRDVAPLKAEIESYFIVGGARIDMIGKVVELDNNIGTYNFDIPLLKKTEKGITEAAKSQGGSLSPELRQTFTDNLLSTYKQLERSFMIKLYELHKALGHQTLWNLERFSFECRKMFKEIQQGFTRFSIDENEICDTCYNARLVKMYIELYGSEKQDPKVPDKIHLRVRHLSGSHFLAGDNKMKNYRQPVTDFRDLKFDRFTISDEGKCREAKQQGKNSRYCVEKDDRRWAPMCSHSLNGPVDSGLMMGKEECTSPSGYYELLIPVNKKLDCSATKMKDTNCKDLDLTKFTKMNVWVYYLYWSNKYPVGPDDPVCRVATIKRNQTEIEKE; encoded by the exons ATGGAGGTCCAGGTGCTGATGCCCCGGATAGCTTTGCTGTT TCCAATTTTTCAGAAACCTGATTATCAAGTCAGTCAATGTGGACGATCAGTTTATGTCGAACTTTATCCTTATCCGCCATGGCACAGAAGGTGCGTTACAAAATCACGAAACGGAAGACCAGGAGAAAAGGGGAAAGACGGAGGGAATGGTGGAAAGGCTGGAAAACCTG GAAAAGGTGGTCGTGCCGGCCATGTAACTCTTAGTCACAGAAAACAAAACGGACAGACAACATTAAAAAGCTGCGGGGGAACTGGAGCTCAACCAGCTAAAAATGGAAAAGGAGGGAAAG GTGGAAAAGGAGGACGGGGAGGGCGTGGAGTTAAATGCTTCGCCAAGGTTGGTGATTTTGGTGTGCCGAGGACTTATTGCACTGGAAAACAGACTGCAAATGCCAAATCTGGAGACAATGGTAAAAACGGCGATCCAGGATcaa CCCCGGACGTCAAAGGAGCAGATGGCGCAGTTAGCGAGTCTCTTATAAAATATGGAACACTGGACGCAGCGAGCAAGAAAAGAATTCCAGCTGAACTCTTGATCATAGTCAGAAGGAAGGCTGTGGATCTGTTACTAGGCGACAGGAACAATCAAAGGGGTAGAGATGCCTTGCGATTTATCATAGATGTGGCGAGTGGAAGAAATGACGTGGAACAGATCAGGAAAG acgCCGAAAGAAAACTTGCCTTTTTAGATGTAGAAGGATTTGACATATTTGGAAAGAACTCGCTATTTGTGCCTCTTATTAAATGGAAAGCGCTAAAAGAAGATGTGGATACCATACAAAAAGCAGCCGAAGTTTATGAAAACACATTTAACGACATTATTACTAGtgtaaaaaataaggaaaattttAAGCAG atgGCGGCTAAGTTTTCACAAATTTCGTCAAAACAAGTAAGAGCACAGAGGAAACGACTCATCGCAGCCAGAAACGTAGACAAAAGTGAAAAGAGGATGTATGTCAAG GCCATCAAATCGCAAGAGCAGCGAATGAAGGGTATACTTACGATGGTATTGAATTTGTTACCCGAGGCATATCAGAAAACGAGAAACAAGTTGGACGCAGAGCAGTTTATTGCGGTACTCCAAGGAATTACTGGATTCGCGGCGGCCATAAAGGGCAAGGACCCACTTGGATTTATTGACTCGGCTGTTGGCATAATGGATTACGAAATTAACAAACCATGCCTTAAATCACTGGGCACTATTCGCAAAAATCTTAAGAAATGGCTCACATTTGGAAAAGAGTACAAGCCTCTGAAAGATTCTAGTGACCTAAACTTTGATAAAGTGAAGGTTTCTGCAATTCCTGAAGTTATGAAG GCCAACCTCGAAATAAGCAAAGAAAAGCTGGCCGCTGacttagtttgtttattggaagAGGCTTCCCGACCTCGGGACGTTGCCCCTCTGAAAGCGGAAATAGAGTCATACTTCATTGTTGGAGGGGCGCGCATTGACATGATAGGAAAAGTTGTGGAGCTTGACAACAATATTGGAACATACAACTTTGATATTCCACTTctcaaaaaaactgaaaagggaATTACAGAAGCCGCCAAGTCACAAG GTGGCTCATTAAGCCCTGAACTCCGCCAGACCTTCACGGACAATCTTCTCAGCACATACAAACAACTTGAAAGATCATTTATGATAAAGCTCTACGAGCTTCACAAGGCCCTTGGTCACCAAACATTGTGGaacttagagcggttttcatttgagtgtcgaaaa atgttcAAAGAAATCCAGCAAGGTTTTACCAGATTCAGTATcgatgaaaatgaaatttgcgaCACGTGTTACAATGCGCGACTCGTTAAG ATGTACATTGAACTTTACGGTTCTGAGAAACAAGATCCAAAAGTACCTGACAAAATTCACCTTAGAGTGCGCCATCTAAGCGGATCTCATTTTCTCGCGGGTGACAACAAAATGAAGAATTACCGTCAGCCAGTGACCGACTTCAGGGATCTCAAATTTGACCGCTTTACCATCAGCGACGAAGGGAAGTGTCGAGAAGCAAAGCAACAGGGGAAAAATTCTA GGTACTGTGTCGAAAAGGATGATCGTCGATGGGCACCAATGTGCAGCCACTCCTTAAATGGTCCAGTCGATTCAGGCTTGATGATGGGAAAGGAGGAATGTACAAGCCCCTCAGGTTATTACGAGCTGTTAATACCTGTGAACAAGAAGCTGGATTGCAGTGCCACTAAGATGAAAGACACCAACTGCAAAGATCTTGAC ctgACAAAGTTCACTAAGATGAACGTTTGGGTGTATTACTTGTACTGGTCGAACAAGTATCCTGTGGGACCTGATGACCCCGTATGTCGTGTTGCAACGATAAAGCGGAATCAAACAGAGATCGAAAAAGAGTAG